The Bacillus marinisedimentorum genome contains a region encoding:
- a CDS encoding YrzI family small protein encodes MTIYLFFVTVTIQKHHLTNEEFENRNRIKSITEKMTDRKCEFYNIY; translated from the coding sequence ATGACCATTTATCTGTTTTTCGTCACAGTGACCATACAGAAGCATCACTTGACAAATGAAGAATTCGAAAACCGCAACCGCATCAAATCGATCACAGAAAAAATGACCGACCGCAAATGTGAATTTTATAATATTTATTAA
- a CDS encoding YrzI family small protein: protein MTIHLLFVTVTIHKHQTTNEELEDRKRIKTITDDMMDRKFEFYNLY, encoded by the coding sequence ATGACCATTCATTTACTTTTCGTTACCGTTACGATCCACAAACATCAGACGACGAATGAAGAGCTGGAAGACCGCAAACGCATCAAAACGATCACAGATGACATGATGGACCGAAAATTTGAGTTTTACAATCTTTATTAA
- the sigK gene encoding RNA polymerase sporulation sigma factor SigK, with translation MSSILATVSYFLKELFFLVSYVKNNAFPQPLSDQEEKKYLNLMAEGDEEARNRLIEHNLRLVAHIVKKFENTGEDQEDLISIGTIGLIKAIESYSQGKGTKLATYAARCIENEILMHLRALKKTKKDISLHDPIGQDKEGNQISLIDVLKADTEDLIETIQLSMELRKIYDFIHILDDREKEVIIGRFGLDLKKEKTQREIARELGISRSYVSRIEKRALMKLFHEFYKHRYDQKPEIKKKRHLS, from the coding sequence TTGTCCAGTATTCTGGCAACGGTAAGCTACTTTCTCAAGGAGCTGTTCTTCCTCGTATCATATGTAAAAAACAATGCATTTCCCCAGCCTTTATCAGACCAGGAGGAAAAGAAATACCTGAACTTGATGGCCGAGGGAGATGAAGAAGCCCGGAACCGCTTGATCGAACATAATCTTCGCCTGGTGGCGCACATCGTAAAAAAGTTTGAAAATACCGGAGAAGACCAGGAAGACCTGATTTCCATCGGGACAATCGGGCTGATCAAAGCAATTGAAAGTTATTCACAGGGAAAAGGCACTAAACTTGCGACATATGCGGCCCGCTGTATAGAAAACGAAATATTGATGCATTTGCGTGCCCTCAAAAAAACAAAAAAGGATATTTCCCTTCACGATCCGATCGGGCAGGATAAGGAAGGCAACCAAATATCGCTGATCGATGTGCTGAAAGCCGACACGGAAGACTTGATTGAAACGATCCAATTGAGCATGGAATTACGGAAGATTTACGACTTCATCCATATTTTAGATGACCGCGAAAAAGAAGTGATCATCGGCCGGTTTGGGCTTGATTTGAAGAAAGAGAAGACGCAGCGGGAAATTGCCAGGGAGCTTGGGATCTCACGAAGCTATGTTTCGAGAATCGAAAAAAGGGCCTTGATGAAACTATTCCACGAGTTTTATAAGCATCGGTATGACCAGAAACCTGAGATTAAAAAGAAGCGCCATTTGTCTTGA
- a CDS encoding OmpA/MotB family protein: protein MRHRKSKRRFNDSGPQQEFYWPSFTDMMAMAVLVMLFITLIAFVQAIYEAYEQTEVRQELRKTADIKKHISDKIEKKLEENVGKDKIIRGPNNTISIEGDILFATGSAEINPAGKQILFSLSQALVEIIEDQEMNRYLYIILVEGHTDTVPYDNWTLSADRAVAVVKYLMKSNPQLQHKDYAKYLAATGYSEYKPVVSGASPGARAKNRRISFQIILDDQKWQEKLKNLLHIRNAESTG from the coding sequence ATGAGGCACCGAAAATCAAAGAGGCGCTTCAACGATTCGGGTCCACAACAAGAATTTTACTGGCCTTCATTCACTGATATGATGGCAATGGCTGTCCTGGTCATGCTCTTCATAACGTTGATTGCGTTTGTCCAGGCGATTTATGAAGCATATGAGCAAACCGAAGTGAGGCAGGAACTAAGGAAAACGGCAGACATTAAAAAGCATATATCCGATAAAATCGAGAAGAAGTTGGAAGAAAACGTCGGAAAAGACAAAATCATCCGCGGGCCAAACAATACGATTTCGATAGAAGGCGACATTCTTTTTGCGACTGGAAGCGCCGAAATCAACCCGGCCGGGAAACAGATCCTGTTCTCGCTTAGCCAGGCGCTTGTAGAAATTATCGAGGACCAGGAGATGAACCGCTACCTCTATATCATTCTGGTGGAAGGCCATACAGACACCGTTCCATATGATAACTGGACACTGTCAGCCGATCGTGCTGTCGCAGTTGTCAAATACTTGATGAAAAGCAACCCGCAGCTGCAGCATAAAGATTACGCCAAATATCTTGCCGCAACCGGCTACTCGGAATACAAACCTGTCGTCTCCGGCGCCTCACCCGGTGCCAGGGCAAAAAACAGGCGCATTTCTTTCCAGATCATCCTTGATGACCAGAAATGGCAAGAAAAACTAAAAAACCTCCTGCATATAAGAAATGCGGAGAGCACCGGATAG